In Vidua chalybeata isolate OUT-0048 chromosome 5, bVidCha1 merged haplotype, whole genome shotgun sequence, one genomic interval encodes:
- the PARVG gene encoding gamma-parvin: MDPDFLNAFTQPSTLNRSLTEDVIAKGEKRKLIKPISSNNPKLEELKLFLTEWINRTLREEHIVVKSLEEDLYDGLVLHHLLENLGSLKLDVEKIALTEKKQRQKLSVILEVVAKCLQLEESQLKWSVESILAKDLLSTLHLLVAIAKHFEPTLALPRNVQVETITIETTSKGLKTSNAVEYITENKENIEAQSKDDAFELFSCAPDKLDAVKKALLQFVDQHIGKLGLNVKDIESQFSDGVILLLLIGQLEGYFLNLRNFFLTPASTMEMLHNVNLALVLLADGGLLNFPVNSEDIVNGDTKAIVRVLYCLYSKYRTKEA; this comes from the exons ATGGATCCAgactttttaaatgcatttacaCAGCCTTCTACACTTAATCGATCCCTAACTGAGGATGTCATTGCTAAAG GCGAGAAGAGGAAACTCATAAAACCAATCTCAAGCAACAACCCCAAACTGGAAGAATTGAAACTG TTCTTGACTGAGTGGATCAACAGAACTCTGAGAGAGGAACATATAGTAGTTAAAAGTCTGGAGGAAGACCTGTATGATGGGCTTGTACTTCATCATCTACTGG aaaacttaGGATCTCTCAAGCTGGATGTTGAGAAGATTgcactgacagaaaaaaaacagcgACAGAAACTCTCTGTGATTCTGGAAGTTGTGGCCAAGTGTTTGCAACTGGAAGAAAGTCAGCTGAAATGGAGTGTGGAAT CTATCTTGGCAAAGGATTTACTGAGCACACTGCATCTTCTGGTTGCAATAGCAAAGCACTTTGAACCCACCCTGGCTCTGCCTCGTAATGTTCAAGTGGAGACAATCACCATCGAG ACCACCTCCAAAGGATTAAAGACATCAAATGCGGTGGAATATATCACAGAAAACAA AGAGAATATAGAAGCACAGTCAA AAGATGATGCCTTTGAATTATTTAGCTGTGCTCCAGATAAACTAGATGCTGTAAAAAAG gcaCTTTTGCAATTTGTTGACCAGCATATTGGAAAATTAGGATTAAATGTGAAAGACATCGAATCTCAG TTTTCAGATGGAGTTATCTTACTTCTCCTAATTGGACAACTAGAGGGTTACTTTCTGAAtttaaggaatttcttcctgactCCGGCCAGCACCATGGAGATG CTCCACAATGTTAACCTGGCACTGGTGTTGCTAGCAGATGGAGGCCTTCTGAATTTTCCTGTGAACTCTGAAG ATATTGTGAATGGAGATACGAAGGCTATAGTGCGAGTTCTGTATTGCTTGTATTCCAAATACAGAACCAAAGAAGCATGA